From Brassica oleracea var. oleracea cultivar TO1000 chromosome C3, BOL, whole genome shotgun sequence, a single genomic window includes:
- the LOC106335178 gene encoding regulator of nonsense transcripts UPF2 has product MDHHQEEESNREKQDDEKEALARLEEIKKSIEAKMALRQNNLNPERPDSAYLRTLDSSIKRNTAVIKKLKQINEEQREGLMDDLRSVNLSKFVSEAVTAICEAKLKSSDIQAAVQICSLLHQRYKEFSPSLTQGLLKVFLPGKSAEDVDADRNSKAMKKRSTLKLLLELYYVGVIEDSNIFISIIKDLTSAEHMKDRDTTQTNLTLLAGFARQGRVFLGLPISGQDEDFFKGLGVTAEQKKNFKKAFNTYYDALAELLQSEHKSLQQMEKENAKLVNAKGELSEDSASSYEKLRKSYDHLYRNISSLAEALDMQPPIMPEDGTTRLTAGDEASSSGAVKDTSVPEPVWDDEETKTFYECLPDLRAFVPAVLLGEVEPAKTKNKSSESSSEVVESQQTAEDTTEFPADSGNMADVSITEQPKEKDDVDKEKAKGAKKEKGKEKDSDKKLENEKEKGKSLDVANFERLLQRLPGCVSRDLIDQLTVEYCYLNSKTNRKKLVKALFNVPRTSLELLAYYSRMIATLATCMKDIPSTLVQMLEEEFNYLVHKKDQMNIESKIRNIRFIGELCKFKIVPSGLVFSCLKACLDDFTHHNIDVACNLLETCGRFLYRSPETTLRMTNMLDILMRLKNVKNLDPRQSTLVENAYYLCKPPERSARISKARPPLHQYIRKLLFSDLDKDSITNVLKQLRKLPWSECEQYILKCFMKVHKGKYGQIHLIASLTSGLSRHHEEFAVAIVDEVLEEIRVGLELNEYGAQQKRLAHMRFLGELYNYEHVDSSVIFETLYLTLSYGHGTSEQEVLDPPEDFFRVRMVIILLETCGHYFDRGSSKKRLDQFLVHFQRYTLSKGHLPLDIEFDLQDLFANLRPNMTRYTTIDEINAAILQLEEREHASAADKVSVERHSDTKRPGMFLNCKSNEKNIGENGEAPKEESDSDSGSGSAVRDGQNEELDDGNHERGSDSDDGDDYEDGVGPGSDDDNEFRVRQKVVTVDPEEQADFDQELKALLQESIEQRKLELRGRPALNMTIPMSVFEGSGKDHHHFGRVTGDNGEEVVDEENGEPREVQVKVLVKRGNKQQTKQMLIPSDCSLVQSTKQKEAADLEEKQDIKRLVLEYNERDEEEANGLGTQASNWIPGGSRGNTRSTGEGSGKGGGSRHRFVYHQGGGGSYYSRRK; this is encoded by the exons ATGGATCATCATCAAGAGGAGGAAAGCAACCGCGAGAAACAAGACGACGAG AAGGAAGCTCTTGCTCGTCTTGAGGAGATTAAGAAGTCAATCGAAGCTAAGATGGCTCTTCGTCAAAACAATCTCAATCCTGAACGACCTG ATTCGGCGTATCTTAGGACTCTGGATTCTAGTATCAAGCGCAATACAGCAGTTATCAAGAAGTTGAAGCAGATCAACGAGGAGCAGCGTGAAGGGCTCATGGATGATCTGCGAAGTGTAAACCTTAGCAAATTCGTTAGTGAAGCTGTTACTGCCATTTGTGAGGCCAAGCTCAAAAGCTCAGATATACAAGCAGCTGTCCAG ATATGCTCACTACTTCATCAGAGGTATAAAGAGTTCTCTCCTAGTCTAACACAAGGGCTCTTGAAAGTCTTCCTTCCTGGAAAATCCGCCGAAGACGTAGACGCAGACAGAAACTCAAAGGCCATGAAAAAGCGCAGTACCCTAAAACTTCTTTTGGAGCTCTACTATGTTGGAGTAATAGAAGATAGTAACATCTTCATCAGTATTATTAAGGACCTTACCAGTGCTGAACACATGAAAGATCGAGATACGACCCAGACAAATTTGACACTTCTTGCCGGTTTTGCTAGGCAAGGAAGAGTTTTTCTTGGGCTTCCCATATCTGGACAAGACGAAGAT TTTTTTAAGGGGCTCGGCGTCACTGCAGAACAGAAAAAGAATTTTAAGAAAGCTTTCAACACATATTATGATGCTCTGGCAGAGTTGCTTCAGTCTGAGCACAAG TCACTTCAACAAATGGAAAAAGAAAATGCAAAGCTGGTAAATGCTAAAGGGGAGCTTAGTGAAGACAGTGCATCGTCATATGAAAAGCTGAGGAAATCATATGACCATCTCTATCGAAATATCTCCTC TTTGGCTGAAGCACTTGATATGCAGCCTCCTATTATGCCAGAGGATGGTACAACTAGGCTCACAGCAGGGGACGAAGCCTCATCGTCTGGTGCTGTAAAAGATACATCTGTCCCCGAACCTGTTTGGGACGATGAAGAGACCAAGACATTTTATGAGTGCTTGCCTGATCTGAG GGCATTTGTTCCAGCAGTCTTGTTGGGAGAAGTGGAGCCTGCAAAGACAAAAAACAAATCATCT GAGTCTAGCTCTGAAGTTGTCGAAAGTCAACAAACAGCTGAAGACACAACAGAGTTTCCTGCTGATTCTGGTAATATGGCTGATGTCTCAATTACTGAGCAGCCAAAAGAGAAGGATGACGTAGACAAGGAAAAGGCTAAGGGTGCTAAGAAGGAAAAAGGGAAAGAAAAGGATAGTGACAAGAAATTGGAAAATGAGAAGGAGAAAGGCAAGAGCCTTGACGTGGCAAACTTCGAAAGATTGTTACAGCGACTTCCTGGTTGCGTAAGCCGTGATCTTATTGACCAGTTAACG GTGGAATATTGTTATTTGAATTCCAAGACAAACAGAAAAAAACTTGTCAAAGCGTTATTTAATGTCCCTAGGACATCTCTGGAGTTGCTAGCATACTATTCGCGTATGATTGCAACACTAGCAACGTGCATGAAAGACATCCCTTCTACGCTTGTGCAGATGTTGGAGGAGGAGTTCAATTATCTAGTCCATAAAAAG GACCAAATGAATATCGAATCAAAAATCCGGAACATCAGATTTATTGGAGAACTCTGCAAGTTTAAAATTGTGCCTTCTGGGCTTGTATTCAGTTGTTTGAAG GCTTGCTTAGATGATTTTACTCATCATAACATTGATGTTGCTTGCAATCTTCTGGAGACATGTGGCCGTTTCCTTTATCGGTCTCCCGAGACCACGCTCAGGATGACTAATATGCTGGACATATTGATGCGCCTGAAAAATGTCAAGAACTTAGATCCTCGTCAAAGCACTCTTGTGGAAAATGCCTACTACCTTTGTAAACCACCTGAAAGATCAGCACGAATCTCTAAAGCTCGTCCACCATTGCATCAG TATATTCGAAAATTGCTATTCTCAGATCTTGACAAAGATTCCATTACGAATGTACTGAAGCAACTGCGGAAGTTGCCATGGAGTGAATGTGAGCAATACATCTTAAAGTGTTTTATGAAGGTTCACAAGGGAAAGTATGGTCAGATTCACTTAATTGCTTCCCTGACTTCTGGATTGAGCCGCCATCATGAGGAGTTTGCGGTGGCTATTGTTGATGAG GTACTGGAGGAGATAAGGGTTGGGCTTGAGTTGAATGAATATGGGGCACAACAGAAGCGTCTGGCCCATATGAGATTCTTAGGGGAGCTGTACAACTACGAGCACGTAGATTCGTCTGTGATATTCGAGACGCTTTACTTAACTCTTTCATATGGTCATGGTACTTCAGAG CAAGAGGTGCTGGATCCGCCAGAAGATTTTTTCCGTGTCAGGATGGTTATCATTCTTCTGGAAACATGTGGACACTACTTTGATCGAGGTTCTTCAAAGAAAAGGCTTGATCAGTTTTTGGTACATTTCCAGAGATACACACTGAGCAAAGGTCATCTTCCTCTGGATATTGAATTTGACTTGCAG GATCTTTTTGCCAATTTGAGACCCAATATGACCCGTTACACGACTATTGATGAGATCAATGCAGCTATACTTCAGCTGGAAGAGCGTGAACATGCTTCTGCTGCAGACAAGGTCAGTGTAGAAAGACATTCAGATACAAAGCGTCCAGGCATGTTTTTGAACTGTAAAAGTAATGAAAAAAATATTGGAGAGAATGGTGAAGCTCCCAAAGAAGAAAGCGACAGTGATTCTGGTAGTGGCTCTGCTGTCCGAGATGGACAGAATGAAGAGTTGGATGATGGAAATCATGAACGGGGATCTGATAGTGACGATGGGGATGACTATGAAGATGGCGTTGGACCTGGATCTGATGATGATAACGAATTTCGGGTAAGGCAGAAGGTAGTAACCGTAGATCCTGAGGAGCAAGCAGACTTTGATCAAGAACTCAAGGCTTTACTTCAG GAGAGCATAGAGCAAAGAAAGCTAGAATTGCGTGGTAGACCAGCATTGAACATGACAATACCAATGAGTGTTTTTGAAGGATCTGGAAAAGATCATCACCATTTTGGGCGAGTCACAGGTGACAACGGTGAAGAAGTCGTGGATGAAGAGAATGGAGAGCCAAGAGAAGTTCAAGTAAAGGTCCTAGTGAAGAGAGGAAATAAACAACAAACGAAACAAATGCTTATCCCGAGTGATTGCTCGCTAGTGCAGAGCACAAAACAGAAAGAGGCTGCGGATTTGGAAGAGAAGCAAGATATAAAGAGGTTAGTGCTCGAGTACAACGAGAGAGACGAAGAGGAAGCTAATGGGTTAGGGACACAAGCCTCGAATTGGATACCTGGTGGAAGCAGAGGAAACACTCGTAGCACTGGTGAAGGAAGTGGGAAAGGTGGTGGATCTCGTCACCGGTTTGTTTATCATCAAGGAGGTGGCGGTTCGTATTATTCCCGAAGAAAGTAA
- the LOC106336190 gene encoding CDP-diacylglycerol--glycerol-3-phosphate 3-phosphatidyltransferase 1, chloroplastic yields the protein MLRSSLASLIVDVSLRRTLRPRASFSHPAHISRSSRRVLPSRYSSHTPLRFRIQTCNHRRLSSFSSPSEKHGPSSSTRSSLAGQDDAFTAAQNSFNGHNHDDGNENSSPPQPSSKVLTLPTVLTIARVAAVPLLVATFYADSSWGTTATTSIFIVAAITDWLDGYLARKMKLGSAFGAFLDPVADKLMVAATLILLCTKPVEVAVLGPVPWLLTVPSIAIIGREITMSAVREWAASQNGKLLEAVAVNNLGKWKTATQMTALTILLASRDSNIGWLVASGAGLLYVSAGLSVWSLVVYMRKIWKVLLK from the exons ATGCTCAGATCCAGCCTCGCTTCGTTAATCGTCGATGTCAGCTTACGGCGCACGTTACGTCCACGCGCATCCTTCTCTCACCCTGCGCATATTAGCCGTTCCTCACGCCGCGTTCTTCCTTCCCGGTACTCCTCCCACACACCTCTAAGGTTTCGGATTCAGACATGTAACCACCGCCGCCTCTCCTCCTTCTCGTCTCCCTCTGAGAAACACGGACCATCTTCGTCTACCCGATCAAGCCTCGCGGGTCAAGATGACGCATTCACGGCGGCTCAGAACAGCTTCAACGGTCACAACCACGACGACGGCAATGAGAACTCTTCACCGCCGCAACCCTCTTCCAAAGTTCTTACGTTGCCCACCGTATTAACCATTGCTCGTGTTGCTGCCGTACCACTTCTCGTCGCAA CCTTTTACGCTGATAGTTCGTGGGGAACGACGGCGACTACAAGCATCTTCATTGTAGCGGCCATTACAGATTGGCTTGACGGCTATCTTGCACGAAAG ATGAAGTTAGGTTCTGCGTTTGGTGCCTTTCTGGATCCAGTTGCTGATAAG CTTATGGTTGCAGCTACATTGATCTTACTCTGTACAAAACCTGTTGAAGTTGCTGTGTTAGGACCAGTTCCATGGTTATTGACGGTGCCTTCTATTGCAATCATTGGTAGAGAG ATTACAATGTCTGCAGTCAGAGAATGGGCTGCATCTCAAAATGGAAAGCTTTTAGAG GCTGTTGCTGTAAATAACTTGGGCAAGTGGAAAACCGCTACGCAGATGACAGCACTAACCATACTTCTCGCAAGCCGGGATAGCAATATTGGATGGCTTGTAGCTTCTGGTGCTGGCTTGCTTTATGTATCAGCAGGACTATCGGTTTGGTCTTTAGTTGTTTATATGAGGAAGATATGGAAAGTACTACTCAAGTAA
- the LOC106336189 gene encoding MAR-binding filament-like protein 1 isoform X2, whose product MILIDQSKVVLSRFHFPTLFLSSLLQTNYTYIHQMKKLFFFKSSSGNNATDKHILREKESETSPKSGGGGHALRRSRSLSSAAFLLDGTSSTGTRSSRQQTHSSRCFTPESQGEHGRMYNDSSPSLSSTCSSNVLDRFIDGEDHHSKPKSGSSSHSNHHSGSVKGRRLPPRVHTPSPLSDHVQENCMKDASARSLSRSVVERLSHNNTHGESKALSYDSKEPMSGYYRNDHHGEEQESFLDGENMHVGTNHVCKEGELEKKYKEAEKRVKLLSQDLKDHKFLSGCDFDVSSLVDEEKIGLALEVLTLLRSQMDESASAKEEIKRAKTDSELHVKRLEKEKSELQFELEKQLDRRSMEWTSKLESFQMEEKRLRERVRELAEHNVSLQREVSTFHEKETERIDMMRNMEEKVNELSETVEETRGENEYLKQNLSKLQESYNGTTEELDCVRRNFEAKEMECKELHKSVTRLVRTCGEQEKTITGLRDSLSKQPLEKHEEMVKGLQMEQIRLTGVEFSLRKEVESMEIEADSLRAENVCLRGYDTMTTFKLDNEMKMRVGLLQDQGVLMLSETTQLCYKLLKFIRERLSEDMHNNGLSEQFLIESEMNVHGIRRGTESLKRSLQTVNSLLLEKANEIVSNSESPMSTETNNLSVEKLLRAELRAETLVTSLLREKLYSKEQEIEQLQAEVAAGVRGNEVLQREIQNVLDSLSINTHQLKDLKIQMVKKEENVKRLEANLQEAAKQLASMKVTLPKVLEEREEMCKEVNDCRKRNMDLESEKEMLKKEVERLEEDTLLKEGQITILKDTLGSKHFDLLSSPDFSYNEFLVQ is encoded by the exons ATGATTCTCATCGACCAAAGCAAAGTGGTTTTAAGTAGGTTTCACTTTCCAACACTCTTTTTATCTTCTCTCTTACAAACAAACTATACATACATACACCAAATGAAGAAGCTTTTCTTTTTCAAATCGTCATCTGGTAATAACGCCACTGATAAACATATCCTCCGGGAAAAAGAATCAGAAACTAGTCCAAAGAGTGGTGGTGGTGGCCACGCTCTTAGACGAAGCCGTTCACTTTCTTCCGCTGCTTTCCTCCTTGATGGAACCTCCTCAACTGGTACTAGAAGCAGTCGACAACAAACTCATTCATCTCG GTGTTTTACACCGGAAAGCCAAGGAGAACATGGTCGCATGTACAATGATTCATCTCCAAGTTTGTCATCAACTTGTTCTAGTAATGTATTGGACCGTTTCATTGATGGAGAAGATCATCATAGTAAGCCAAAGAGTGGTTCTTCTTCACACAGTAATCATCACTCAGGGAGTGTCAAAGGAAGGAGGCTCCCACCTCGAGTTCATACCCCTTCACCACTATCAGATCATGTCCAAGAAAATTGCATGAAAGATGCATCAGCTCGTTCACTTTCAAGAAGCGTTGTTGAAAGACTCTCTCATAATAATACTCACGGAGAGTCAAAGGCGTTGAGTTATGACTCGAAAGAACCGATGAGTGGATATTACAGGAATGATCACCACGGAGAGGAGCAAGAGTCGTTCTTGGACGGTGAGAACATGCATGTGGGCACTAATCATGTCTGTAAAGAAGGGGAGCTAGAGAAGAAGTATAAAGAAGCTGAGAAGAGAGTGAAGCTGCTTTCTCAAGACCTGAAAGACCACAAGTTTCTTTCAGGCTGTGACTTTGATGTATCATCTTTGGTTGATGAGGAGAAGATAGGTTTGGCTCTAGAAGTCTTAACTCTTCTTCGGTCACAAATGGATGAGAGTGCTTCCGCTAAGGAAGAAATCAAACGAGCAAAGACTGATTCGGAGTTGCATGTAAAGAGACTAGAGAAAGAGAAGAGCGAATTACAGTTTGAACTTGAAAAACAGCTTGATAGAAGGTCAATGGAGTGGACTTCAAAGCTGGAGAGTTTCCAGATGGAGGAGAAGAGGCTGAGAGAGCGTGTCCGAGAGCTCGCTGAGCATAACGTCTCGCTCCAGAGAGAAGTATCAACATTCCATGAAAAGGAAACTGAGCGCATCGATATGATGCGAAACATGGAGGAGAAAGTTAATGAGCTGAGTGAAACAGTAGAGGAAACGCGTGGAGAAAACGAGTATCTGAAGCAAAACCTCTCCAAGTTACAAGAGAGTTACAATGGTACGACAGAAGAGCTTGATTGTGTAAGAAGAAACTTTGAAGCCAAGGAGATGGAATGCAAGGAGTTGCACAAATCTGTTACGAGGTTGGTAAGAACCTGTGGGGAACAAGAGAAGACGATTACGGGACTTAGAGATAGTCTCTCCAAGCAACCGTTAGAGAAACATGAAGAGATGGTGAAGGGATTGCAGATGGAGCAGATTAGGCTGACAGGGGTTGAGTTCTCACTCAGAAAGGAGGTGGAGTCGATGGAGATCGAAGCTGATTCGCTACGTGCTGAGAATGTTTGTTTGCGGGGCTATGACACTATGACAACTTTCAAGCTAGACAATGAGATGAAGATGCGTGTAGGACTCTTGCAAGACCAAGGGGTTTTGATGTTAAGTGAGACCACGCAGCTATGTTACAAGCTGCTCAAGTTCATCAGAGAGAGATTATCTGAGGACATGCATAATAATGGATTGAGTGAGCAGTTTCTGATTGAATCTGAGATGAATGTCCACGGAATACGGCGTGGAACCGAAAGCCTCAAGAGGAGTTTGCAGACAGTCAACAGTTTATTGCTTGAGAAAGCCAATGAGATTGTGTCAAACTCAGAATCACCGATGTCTACTGAGACAAACAACCTATCAGTAGAG AAACTTCTGAGAGCTGAACTTAGAGCAGAGACTCTAGTTACGAGTTTGTTAAGAGAGAAACTGTATTCCAAGGAGCAAGAGATCGAACAGCTGCAAGCAGAAGTAGCAGCAGGTGTACGAGGTAACGAAGTTCTCCAACGTGAAATCCAGAACGTCTTAGACAGCCTATCAATAAACACACACCAATTAAAAGACCTCAAGATTCAG ATGGTGAAGAAGGAAGAGAACGTGAAGCGGCTTGAAGCCAATCTCCAAGAAGCTGCTAAACAATTGGCTAGCATGAAAGTTACATTACCAAAAGTGTTGGAGGAAAGAGAAGAGATGTGCAAGGAAGTGAATGACTGCAGAAAGAGAAACATGGATTTGGAATCAGAGAAGGAGATGTTGAAGAAAGAGGTGGAGAGATTGGAGGAGGACACACTCCTCAAGGAAGGTCAGATCACGATACTAAAAGACACGCTTGGAAGCAAGCATTTTGATCTCCTCTCCAGTCCCGACTTCTCATATAACGAGTTCTTAGTCCAATAA
- the LOC106336189 gene encoding MAR-binding filament-like protein 1 isoform X1: protein MILIDQSKVVLSRFHFPTLFLSSLLQTNYTYIHQMKKLFFFKSSSGNNATDKHILREKESETSPKSGGGGHALRRSRSLSSAAFLLDGTSSTGTRSSRQQTHSSRFRCFTPESQGEHGRMYNDSSPSLSSTCSSNVLDRFIDGEDHHSKPKSGSSSHSNHHSGSVKGRRLPPRVHTPSPLSDHVQENCMKDASARSLSRSVVERLSHNNTHGESKALSYDSKEPMSGYYRNDHHGEEQESFLDGENMHVGTNHVCKEGELEKKYKEAEKRVKLLSQDLKDHKFLSGCDFDVSSLVDEEKIGLALEVLTLLRSQMDESASAKEEIKRAKTDSELHVKRLEKEKSELQFELEKQLDRRSMEWTSKLESFQMEEKRLRERVRELAEHNVSLQREVSTFHEKETERIDMMRNMEEKVNELSETVEETRGENEYLKQNLSKLQESYNGTTEELDCVRRNFEAKEMECKELHKSVTRLVRTCGEQEKTITGLRDSLSKQPLEKHEEMVKGLQMEQIRLTGVEFSLRKEVESMEIEADSLRAENVCLRGYDTMTTFKLDNEMKMRVGLLQDQGVLMLSETTQLCYKLLKFIRERLSEDMHNNGLSEQFLIESEMNVHGIRRGTESLKRSLQTVNSLLLEKANEIVSNSESPMSTETNNLSVEKLLRAELRAETLVTSLLREKLYSKEQEIEQLQAEVAAGVRGNEVLQREIQNVLDSLSINTHQLKDLKIQMVKKEENVKRLEANLQEAAKQLASMKVTLPKVLEEREEMCKEVNDCRKRNMDLESEKEMLKKEVERLEEDTLLKEGQITILKDTLGSKHFDLLSSPDFSYNEFLVQ from the exons ATGATTCTCATCGACCAAAGCAAAGTGGTTTTAAGTAGGTTTCACTTTCCAACACTCTTTTTATCTTCTCTCTTACAAACAAACTATACATACATACACCAAATGAAGAAGCTTTTCTTTTTCAAATCGTCATCTGGTAATAACGCCACTGATAAACATATCCTCCGGGAAAAAGAATCAGAAACTAGTCCAAAGAGTGGTGGTGGTGGCCACGCTCTTAGACGAAGCCGTTCACTTTCTTCCGCTGCTTTCCTCCTTGATGGAACCTCCTCAACTGGTACTAGAAGCAGTCGACAACAAACTCATTCATCTCG TTTCAGGTGTTTTACACCGGAAAGCCAAGGAGAACATGGTCGCATGTACAATGATTCATCTCCAAGTTTGTCATCAACTTGTTCTAGTAATGTATTGGACCGTTTCATTGATGGAGAAGATCATCATAGTAAGCCAAAGAGTGGTTCTTCTTCACACAGTAATCATCACTCAGGGAGTGTCAAAGGAAGGAGGCTCCCACCTCGAGTTCATACCCCTTCACCACTATCAGATCATGTCCAAGAAAATTGCATGAAAGATGCATCAGCTCGTTCACTTTCAAGAAGCGTTGTTGAAAGACTCTCTCATAATAATACTCACGGAGAGTCAAAGGCGTTGAGTTATGACTCGAAAGAACCGATGAGTGGATATTACAGGAATGATCACCACGGAGAGGAGCAAGAGTCGTTCTTGGACGGTGAGAACATGCATGTGGGCACTAATCATGTCTGTAAAGAAGGGGAGCTAGAGAAGAAGTATAAAGAAGCTGAGAAGAGAGTGAAGCTGCTTTCTCAAGACCTGAAAGACCACAAGTTTCTTTCAGGCTGTGACTTTGATGTATCATCTTTGGTTGATGAGGAGAAGATAGGTTTGGCTCTAGAAGTCTTAACTCTTCTTCGGTCACAAATGGATGAGAGTGCTTCCGCTAAGGAAGAAATCAAACGAGCAAAGACTGATTCGGAGTTGCATGTAAAGAGACTAGAGAAAGAGAAGAGCGAATTACAGTTTGAACTTGAAAAACAGCTTGATAGAAGGTCAATGGAGTGGACTTCAAAGCTGGAGAGTTTCCAGATGGAGGAGAAGAGGCTGAGAGAGCGTGTCCGAGAGCTCGCTGAGCATAACGTCTCGCTCCAGAGAGAAGTATCAACATTCCATGAAAAGGAAACTGAGCGCATCGATATGATGCGAAACATGGAGGAGAAAGTTAATGAGCTGAGTGAAACAGTAGAGGAAACGCGTGGAGAAAACGAGTATCTGAAGCAAAACCTCTCCAAGTTACAAGAGAGTTACAATGGTACGACAGAAGAGCTTGATTGTGTAAGAAGAAACTTTGAAGCCAAGGAGATGGAATGCAAGGAGTTGCACAAATCTGTTACGAGGTTGGTAAGAACCTGTGGGGAACAAGAGAAGACGATTACGGGACTTAGAGATAGTCTCTCCAAGCAACCGTTAGAGAAACATGAAGAGATGGTGAAGGGATTGCAGATGGAGCAGATTAGGCTGACAGGGGTTGAGTTCTCACTCAGAAAGGAGGTGGAGTCGATGGAGATCGAAGCTGATTCGCTACGTGCTGAGAATGTTTGTTTGCGGGGCTATGACACTATGACAACTTTCAAGCTAGACAATGAGATGAAGATGCGTGTAGGACTCTTGCAAGACCAAGGGGTTTTGATGTTAAGTGAGACCACGCAGCTATGTTACAAGCTGCTCAAGTTCATCAGAGAGAGATTATCTGAGGACATGCATAATAATGGATTGAGTGAGCAGTTTCTGATTGAATCTGAGATGAATGTCCACGGAATACGGCGTGGAACCGAAAGCCTCAAGAGGAGTTTGCAGACAGTCAACAGTTTATTGCTTGAGAAAGCCAATGAGATTGTGTCAAACTCAGAATCACCGATGTCTACTGAGACAAACAACCTATCAGTAGAG AAACTTCTGAGAGCTGAACTTAGAGCAGAGACTCTAGTTACGAGTTTGTTAAGAGAGAAACTGTATTCCAAGGAGCAAGAGATCGAACAGCTGCAAGCAGAAGTAGCAGCAGGTGTACGAGGTAACGAAGTTCTCCAACGTGAAATCCAGAACGTCTTAGACAGCCTATCAATAAACACACACCAATTAAAAGACCTCAAGATTCAG ATGGTGAAGAAGGAAGAGAACGTGAAGCGGCTTGAAGCCAATCTCCAAGAAGCTGCTAAACAATTGGCTAGCATGAAAGTTACATTACCAAAAGTGTTGGAGGAAAGAGAAGAGATGTGCAAGGAAGTGAATGACTGCAGAAAGAGAAACATGGATTTGGAATCAGAGAAGGAGATGTTGAAGAAAGAGGTGGAGAGATTGGAGGAGGACACACTCCTCAAGGAAGGTCAGATCACGATACTAAAAGACACGCTTGGAAGCAAGCATTTTGATCTCCTCTCCAGTCCCGACTTCTCATATAACGAGTTCTTAGTCCAATAA
- the LOC106328207 gene encoding jacalin-related lectin 22-like has translation MATVYRKLAICGGEGGSEWDDDVYEGVRKVYVGQDLTRITYIKFDYVKVDGQVVTREYGTKDQNPKEFIVAQHPDEQIIAVEGSYNKVGLLGTDVITSLVFKTSKGRKSPTFGPNLLGLVNGTKFEFEDPGKKIVGFHGRAGDALDAIGVYFVINSLPPSLSPIYKLDAQGGTEGRVWNDGSFDAVKRLRIGQDEHRITYLEFEYAKGGKSEKLHHGVKGGTPSEFVLDFPDEYIKSVEATYDKPNLFKNTVITSVTIKTSKGRTSSFGYTKGKKFVLEQKDCPLVGFHGKAGEAIDALGAYFAPLIPVKKLPSVGGNGGVAWDDGVYDGVRKIYVGQGNDGVSFVKFEYIKGTNLVSGDEHGKATILGAEEFVLEDGEYLTALVGYYDKIYGVDEPAIISLQFKTNKRESIQFGMDAGEKFTLGESGHKIVGFHGQASDVIHSVGVTIVPITE, from the exons GCGACTGTGTACCGGAAGTTGGCAATATGCGGCGGTGAAGGAGGAAGTGAATGGGACGATGATGTATACGAAGGTGTAAGAAAAGTCTATGTAGGGCAAGATCTCACACGTATCACTTACATCAAATTCGACTACGTGAAGGTTGATGGCCAAGTAGTAACACGTGAATATGGGACAAAAGATCAAAACCCAAAAGAG TTTATTGTAGCTCAACATCCGGACGAACAGATCATAGCTGTGGAGGGAAGCTACAACAAAGTGGGTCTCCTTGGCACGGACGTGATCACATCTCTCGTATTCAAGACTTCAAAGGGTAGGAAGTCTCCAACGTTTGGTCCAAACTTGCTCGGACTTGTGAATGGTACAAAGTTCGAGTTTGAGGATCCCGGAAAGAAAATCGTAGGGTTTCATGGACGTGCGGGTGATGCTCTCGACGCCATTGGAGTTTACTTTGTAATTAACTCTCTCCCACCTTCATTGTCTCCTATTTACAAGCTGGATGCTCAAGGTGGTACAGAGGGACGTGTTTGGAATGATGGCTCTTTCGACGCGGTTAAAAGGCTGCGCATTGGTCAAGATGAGCATCGTATCACTTATTTAGAGTTCGAGTATGCCAAAGGTGGCAAGTCAGAGAAACTTCACCATGGAGTGAAAGGAGGAACACCATCCGAG TTTGTGCTAGATTTCCCGGATGAATACATCAAATCGGTGGAAGCAACCTATGATAAGCCAAACCTTTTTAAAAATACCGTCATCACGTCGGTTACCATCAAAACGTCAAAAGGAAGAACATCATCCTTTGGGTATACAAAGGGTAAGAAGTTTGTTCTTGAGCAAAAGGATTGCCCCCTTGTCGGATTCCATGGAAAAGCAGGTGAAGCTATTGATGCTCTAGGAGCATATTTTGCACCTTTGATACCAGTCAAGAAACTACCATCGGTAGGCGGCAACGGAGGAGTTGCATGGGATGATGGTGTTTACGACGGTGTAAGGAAGATATACGTAGGACAAGGTAACGACGGTGTATCCTTTGTCAAGTTTGAGTACATTAAGGGAACAAACTTGGTATCTGGAGATGAACATGGGAAGGCGACAATACTCGGAGCTGAAGAG TTTGTTCTTGAGGATGGTGAGTATCTCACGGCCTTGGTAGGATACTACGATAAGATCTATGGAGTGGATGAACCAGCTATTATCTCACTTCAGTTCAAGACAAACAAAAGGGAGTCAATTCAGTTTGGAATGGATGCGGGTGAGAAGTTCACTCTCGGGGAGAGTGGCCACAAGATCGTCGGGTTCCACGGACAAGCTAGTGATGTTATCCACAGCGTTGGAGTCACTATTGTGCCCATAACCGAGTGA